A genomic stretch from Xiphophorus maculatus strain JP 163 A chromosome 16, X_maculatus-5.0-male, whole genome shotgun sequence includes:
- the LOC102227005 gene encoding peripheral myelin protein 22-like produces MLCILLGVLALHLLVFILLIVSTASSQWTVEARGHTDLWYNCHSDTQGYHCSQASNEDWIQAVQALMILAVVFCFVSLLAFAYQLFRLFKGGRFFFTSIFQILASVFVMCAAIIYTVMRPDSDKDYGYSYVLAWVAFPLSLISGLIYLILRKKD; encoded by the exons ATGCTGTGCATTCTTTTGGGAGTGCTTGCTTTGCACCTCCTCGTTTTCATTCTCCTCATTGTGTCTACAGCATCCAGT cAATGGACTGTAGAAGCACGAGGACACACCGATCTTTGGTATAACTGCCACTCAGATACTCAAGGCTACCACTGTTCACAGGCCAGCAATGAAG ATTGGATCCAGGCTGTTCAAGCCCTCATGATCCTGGCTGTAGTCTTCTGCTTCGTCTCCCTGTTAGCTTTCGCTTATCAGCTGTTCAGACTGTTTAAGGGCGGACGCTTCTTCTTCACCTCCATCTTCCAGATCTTGGCGA GTGTGTTTGTGATGTGCGCAGCGATTATCTACACCGTGATGAGACCGGATAGTGACAAAGACTATGGCTACTCTTACGTGCTGGCCTGGGTGGCGTTCCCTCTGAGTCTCATCAGTGGCCTCATTTATCTCATACTGAGGAAGAAGGATTGA